A region from the Gavia stellata isolate bGavSte3 chromosome 2, bGavSte3.hap2, whole genome shotgun sequence genome encodes:
- the LOC104255625 gene encoding opsin-5, producing MEEQYISKLHPVVDYGAGVFLLIIAILTILGNSAVLATAVKRSSLLKSPELLTVNLAVADIGMAISMYPLAIASAWNHAWLGGDASCIYYALMGFLFGVCSMMTLCAMAVIRFLVTNSSKSNSNKITKNTVRVLITFIWLYSLLWAILPLVGWGYYGPEPFGISCTIAWSKFHNSSNGFSFILSMFLLCTVLPALTIVACYLGIAWKVHKAYQEIQNIDRIPNAAKLEKKLTLMAVLISVGFLSSWTPYAAASFWSIFNSRDSLQPIVTLLPCLFAKSSTAYNPFIYYIFSKTFRREIKQLQCCCGWRVHFFSTDNSAENPVSMMWSGRDNIRLSSAAKVENQGAATR from the exons ATGGAGGAGCAATACATTTCCAAACTCCACCCGGTAGTGGATTATGGAGCTGGGGTCTTTCTTCTGATCATAG CCATCCTGACAATCCTTGGAAATTCAGCCGTCCTTGCTACAGCCGTGAAGCGCTCTTCCCTCCTGAAGTCACCAGAGCTGCTTACAGTCAATTTGGCAGTAGCAGATATTGGAATGGCAATCAGCATGTATCCGCTGGCCATTGCATCCGCCTGGAACCACGCTTGGCTGGGAGGAGATGCGTCCTGCATATATTATGCCCTGATGGGTTTCCTTTTTGGTGTCTGCAGCATGATGACCCTGTGTGCCATGGCTGTGATTCGATTCCTTGTTACCAATTCATCCAAATCTAACA GTAACAAAATCACCAAGAACACTGTTCGCGTCTTGATTACTTTCATCTGGCTCTACTCCTTGCTCTGGGCCATTCTGCCCTTGGTAGGCTGGGGCTATTATGGTCCTGAGCCATTTGGCATCTCCTGTACAATAGCCTGGAGCAAGTTCCACAACTCCTCCAATGGCTTTTCATTCATCCTAAGCATGTTCCTCCTGTGCACAGTCCTGCCTGCACTGACCATCGTTGCCTGTTACTTGGGAATTGCCTGGAAGGTTCATAAAGCATACCAAGAGATCCAGAATATTGACAGGATCCCTAATGCAGCTAAACTGGAGAAGAAGCTGACGTTG ATGGCTGTGCTCATCTCGGTCGGGTTCCTGAGCTCGTGGACACCGTATGCAGCAGCCAGCTTCTGGTCCATATTTAATTCCAGGGATTCCCTACAGCCCATTGTTACACTGCTGCCCTGTCTCTTTGCCAAATCTTCAACAGCGTATAACCCTTTTATTTACTACATCTTCAGCAAAACTTTCCGTCGTGAAATTAAACAACTGCAGTGTTGCTGTGGCTGGCGGGTTCATTTCTTCAGCACCGACAACTCTGCTGAAAATCCTGTGTCGATGATGTGGAGTGGGAGAGACAACATACGTCTCTCTTCAGCTGCAAAGGTGGAGAACCAGGGAGCTGCAACTCGCTGA